The following coding sequences lie in one Manis pentadactyla isolate mManPen7 chromosome 19, mManPen7.hap1, whole genome shotgun sequence genomic window:
- the RUSC1 gene encoding AP-4 complex accessory subunit RUSC1 isoform X2: MLSPQRALLCNLNHIHLQHVSLGLHLSRRPELREGPLSTSPPPGDTGGKDSRRPCSGTLVDANSNSPAVPCRCCQEHGSGLENRQDPAQEEEGAASPSDPGCSSSLSSCSDLSPDESPISVYSRDLPGNEDVHPQPSIIPLEQGSPLASAGPGTCSPDSFCCSPDSCSGDSSTPGPGLDSNCNALTTCQDLPSPGLEEEEEGGEQSLPTSELPEADEEKTDAGKNEPSWKINPIWKIDTEKTEAAWKITENNNSGLKTNGNPNSSWESEPAKFDSGWKTNTGISDSGSKTDAGKTDGGWRSDVSEEPVPHRTITSFHELAQKRKRGPGLPLVQQAKKDRSDWLIVFSPDTELPPTGSLGGSPAPAREVTTFKDLRARIRAPPPPVPPREPPAGWALVPPRPPPPPVPPRRKKNRSGLQPIAEGQPEEGRAGSPAAGEEATATKEPEEPGTQASLEASPPLLLPRPLVFRFSADGRPLLEGGGAGAAGSLLLARPLAGWPGAGLRLLGAPSPPEEQLLPVRLSPVGAYSPPARGALPCLASPELALLLSPLFPRSSTFPAAAPPPRQVPAPLLPPPPLPPKAPRWTRSPPPPPRLLRSSWSFAGVPGAQRLWMAEAQSGTGQLQEQKKGLLIAVSASVDKIISHFGAARNLVQKNQLGDSRLSPDVGHLVLTTLCPALHALVADGLKPFRKDLITGQRRSSPWSVVEASVKPGSSTRSLGTLYSQVSRLAPLSSSRSRFHAFILGLLNTKQLEQWFSSLQEDAGLLSLLYLPTGFFSLARGGCPSLSTELLLLLQPLSVLTFHLDLLFEAHHLPLGPPQAPAPAGSPPALQQTVQAVLHWGGRLAQSLRGASGETAPGASAPSSLPAPGSWWEQLTQASRVYASGGTEGFRSRHQGMAAEGAQERSLPTEAAPGRGLWLGRLFGVPGGLTETESGAPKSRRPSSWLPPTMSVLALVKRGTAPETPSPPEELEASAPSPAQTHRAASAFTELNQEIFCTVGRGSPGTARRPHLTSSQHLPLVPHRAVRALCDHAAAAPDQLSFRHGEVLRVIATVDEDWLRCGRGGVEGLVPVGYTSLVL; encoded by the exons ATGCTGTCCCCTCAGAGGGCTTTACTCTGCAACCTCAACCACATCCACCTCCAGCATGTTTCTCTGGGCCTGCATTTGTCCCGCCGTCCTGAGCTACGAGAGGGGCCTTTGAGCACGTCTCCTCCCCCAGGGGACACCGGGGGCAAAGACAGCAGGCGTCCCTGCAGCGGGACCTTAGTGGACGCCAATTCCAACAGCCCCGCCGTGCCCTGCCGATGCTGCCAGGAGCACGGGTCAGGCCTAGAAAACCGACAGGACCCAGCACAGGAGGAAGAGGGGGCTGCCTCTCCCTCGGATCCAGGCTGCTCCTCCTCCCTCAGCTCCTGCTCAGACCTTAGCCCCGATGAGTCCCCCATCTCAGTCTACTCTCGGGACCTCCCTGGCAACGAGGATGTCCACCCTCAGCCCAGCATCATCCCCCTGGAGCAGGGCTCCCCACTCGCTTCCGCAGGCCCTGGCACCTGCTCCCCGGACAGCTTCTGTTGCTCTCCCGATTCCTGTTCTGGAGATTCCTCCACACCCGGCCCGGGCCTGGACTCCAACTGCAACGCCCTGACCACCTGCCAGGACCTCCCTTCCCCAGGgctagaggaagaggaggagggtggggagcagagCCTCCCTACCTCCGAGCTCCCAGAGGCGGATGAGGAGAAAACCGACGCTGGGAAAAACGAACCCAGTTGGAAAATTAACCCCATTTGGAAAATTGAcacagagaaaactgaagctgcCTGGAAAATCACTGAGAACAATAACTCTGGTTTGAAAACCAATGGGAATCCTAACTCTAGCTGGGAATCTGAACCTGCAAAATTCGACTCCGGTTGGAAAACCAACACAGGAATAAGTGATTCTGGCTCGAAAACAGATGCAGGGAAAACTGATGGGGGATGGAGAAGTGACGTCAGCGAGGAGCCGGTGCCCCACCGGACAATCACGTCCTTCCACGAGCTGGCTCAGAAGCGCAAGCGGGGCCCGGGGCTGCCCCTCGTGCAGCAGGCCAAGAAAGACCGCAGTGACTGGCTCATAGTTTTCTCTCCCGACACCGAGCTGCCACCGACCGGGTCGCTGGGCGGCTCTCCGGCGCCCGCCCGGGAAGTCACCACCTTCAAGGACCTCCGGGCCCGAATccgggccccgcccccgccagTCCCTCCCCGAGAACCCCCCGCTGGCTGGGCCTTGGTTCCACCccggcctccacccccacccgtcCCTCCCCGGAGGAAGAAGAACCGTTCTGGGCTGCAGCCCATAGCGGAGGGGCAGCCCGAGGAGGGCAGGGCGGGTAGCCCCGCGGCTGGCGAGGAGGCCACGGCCACGAAGGAGCCGGAAGAGCCCGGCACGCAGGCCAGTCTTGAGG CCAGTCCCCCACTCCTGCTCCCTCGGCCCCTGGTTTTCCGGTTCTCGGCCGACGGGCGCCCCCTGTTGGAGGGAGGGGGCGCGGGTGCAGCTGGGTCTCTGCTCCTAGCGAGGCCTCTGGCCGGCTGGCCCGGCGCCGGGCTGCGGCTGCTGGGGGCGCCGAGTCCCCCAGAGGAGCAGCTGCTGCCTGTTCGCTTGTCCCCGGTTGGAGCCTATTCGCCTCCGGCTCGGggggccctgccctgcctggccaGCCCTGAGCTGGCACTGCTGCTGTCCCCGCTGTTTCCCAGAAGTAGCACCTTCCCTGCCGCGGCTCCCCCACCCCGCCAGGTACCCGCCCCCCTGCTGCCACCGCCACCTCTTCCGCCGAAGGCCCCTCGCTGGACCAGGAGCCCACCGCCTCCGCCCAGGCTAC TCCGTAGTTCCTGGTCGTTCGCCGGTGTCCCCGGGGCCCAGCGGCTGTGGATGGCAGAAGCCCAGAGTGGGACTGGCCAGCTGCAGGAGCAGAAAAAAG GTCTCCTGATAGCCGTCAGCGCCTCAGTGGATAAAATCATCTCGCACTTTGGGGCCGCGCGGAACTTGGTTCAGAAG AACCAGCTGGGTGATAGCCGACTGAGCCCAGATGTGGGGCACCTGGTGCTGACCACCCTCTGCCCAGCTCTCCACGCCCTGGTGGCCGACGGGCTGAAGCCTTTCCGGAAGGACCTCATCACTGGGCAGCGCAGGAGCAGCCCCTGGAGCGTGGTGGAGGCATCCGTGAAGCCAG GCTCCAGCACTCGATCCCTTGGCACCCTGTACAGCCAGGTCAGCCGCCTGGCTCCCCTGAGCAGCAGCCGCAGCCGCTTCCACGCCTTCATCCTGGGCCTCCTCAA CACTAAGCAGTTGGAGCAGTGGTTTTCCAGTCTGCAGGAAGATGCAG GCCTGCTGTCCCTCCTGTACTTGCCCACTGGATTCTTCTCCCTGGCCCGGGGAGGCTGTCCCTCCCTGTCCACGGAGCTGCTGCTCCTGCTACAGCCGTTGTCGGTGCTCACCTTCCACCTGGACCTGCTCTTTGAGGCCCACCACCTGCCCCTGGGCCCGCCGCAGGCTCCTGCCCCCGCAGGCTCGCCCCCAGCCCTGCAGCAGACTGTGCAAGCTGTGCTGCACTGGGGGGGCCGGCTAGCCCAGAGCCTTCGGGGGGCTTCTGGGGAGACTGCTCCTGGTGCATCAGCCCCCTCAAGCCTTCCCGCGCCAGGCAGCTGGTGGGAGCAGCTGACCCAGGCCTCCCGGGTCTATGCCTCCGGGGGCACCGAGGGCTTCCGATCCAGGCATCAGGGCATGGCAGCCGAGGGCGCACAGGAGAGATCCCTGCCCACAGAAGCCGCGCCAGGCAGAGGCTTGTGGCTGGGGAGGCTGTTTGGAGTGCCTGGGGGCCTCACAGAAACTGAGAGTGGAGCCCCCAAGTCCAG GAGGCCATCCAGCTGGCTGCCCCCGACCATGAGTGTGTTGGCGCTAGTGAAGCGGGGGACAGCTCCCGAGACTCCCTCGCCTCCTGAGGAGCTTGAGGCCTCAGCACCCAGCCCAGCACAGACCCACAG AGCTGCGTCAGCATTCACTGAGCTGAATCAAGAGATATTCTGCACAGTGGGAAGGGGAAGCCCGGGGACAGCCAGGCGCCCCCACCTCACTTCATCGCAGCATCTCCCTCTGGTCCCCCACAGGGCAGTCCGGGCTCTCTGTGACCACGCTGCTGCGGCCCCTGACCAGCTGAGCTTCCGGCATGGGGAAGTGCTGCGTGTCATCGCTACCGTGGATGAGGACTGGCTGCGCTGTGGGCGGGGTGGCGTGGAGGGGCTCGTGCCTGTGGGGTATACCTCTCTTGTTCTCTAG
- the RUSC1 gene encoding AP-4 complex accessory subunit RUSC1 isoform X1, whose translation MLSPQRALLCNLNHIHLQHVSLGLHLSRRPELREGPLSTSPPPGDTGGKDSRRPCSGTLVDANSNSPAVPCRCCQEHGSGLENRQDPAQEEEGAASPSDPGCSSSLSSCSDLSPDESPISVYSRDLPGNEDVHPQPSIIPLEQGSPLASAGPGTCSPDSFCCSPDSCSGDSSTPGPGLDSNCNALTTCQDLPSPGLEEEEEGGEQSLPTSELPEADEEKTDAGKNEPSWKINPIWKIDTEKTEAAWKITENNNSGLKTNGNPNSSWESEPAKFDSGWKTNTGISDSGSKTDAGKTDGGWRSDVSEEPVPHRTITSFHELAQKRKRGPGLPLVQQAKKDRSDWLIVFSPDTELPPTGSLGGSPAPAREVTTFKDLRARIRAPPPPVPPREPPAGWALVPPRPPPPPVPPRRKKNRSGLQPIAEGQPEEGRAGSPAAGEEATATKEPEEPGTQASLEASPPLLLPRPLVFRFSADGRPLLEGGGAGAAGSLLLARPLAGWPGAGLRLLGAPSPPEEQLLPVRLSPVGAYSPPARGALPCLASPELALLLSPLFPRSSTFPAAAPPPRQVPAPLLPPPPLPPKAPRWTRSPPPPPRLLRSSWSFAGVPGAQRLWMAEAQSGTGQLQEQKKGLLIAVSASVDKIISHFGAARNLVQKNQLGDSRLSPDVGHLVLTTLCPALHALVADGLKPFRKDLITGQRRSSPWSVVEASVKPGEGRECGTAALRPGRAGAWLTAPMSSGSSTRSLGTLYSQVSRLAPLSSSRSRFHAFILGLLNTKQLEQWFSSLQEDAGLLSLLYLPTGFFSLARGGCPSLSTELLLLLQPLSVLTFHLDLLFEAHHLPLGPPQAPAPAGSPPALQQTVQAVLHWGGRLAQSLRGASGETAPGASAPSSLPAPGSWWEQLTQASRVYASGGTEGFRSRHQGMAAEGAQERSLPTEAAPGRGLWLGRLFGVPGGLTETESGAPKSRRPSSWLPPTMSVLALVKRGTAPETPSPPEELEASAPSPAQTHRAASAFTELNQEIFCTVGRGSPGTARRPHLTSSQHLPLVPHRAVRALCDHAAAAPDQLSFRHGEVLRVIATVDEDWLRCGRGGVEGLVPVGYTSLVL comes from the exons ATGCTGTCCCCTCAGAGGGCTTTACTCTGCAACCTCAACCACATCCACCTCCAGCATGTTTCTCTGGGCCTGCATTTGTCCCGCCGTCCTGAGCTACGAGAGGGGCCTTTGAGCACGTCTCCTCCCCCAGGGGACACCGGGGGCAAAGACAGCAGGCGTCCCTGCAGCGGGACCTTAGTGGACGCCAATTCCAACAGCCCCGCCGTGCCCTGCCGATGCTGCCAGGAGCACGGGTCAGGCCTAGAAAACCGACAGGACCCAGCACAGGAGGAAGAGGGGGCTGCCTCTCCCTCGGATCCAGGCTGCTCCTCCTCCCTCAGCTCCTGCTCAGACCTTAGCCCCGATGAGTCCCCCATCTCAGTCTACTCTCGGGACCTCCCTGGCAACGAGGATGTCCACCCTCAGCCCAGCATCATCCCCCTGGAGCAGGGCTCCCCACTCGCTTCCGCAGGCCCTGGCACCTGCTCCCCGGACAGCTTCTGTTGCTCTCCCGATTCCTGTTCTGGAGATTCCTCCACACCCGGCCCGGGCCTGGACTCCAACTGCAACGCCCTGACCACCTGCCAGGACCTCCCTTCCCCAGGgctagaggaagaggaggagggtggggagcagagCCTCCCTACCTCCGAGCTCCCAGAGGCGGATGAGGAGAAAACCGACGCTGGGAAAAACGAACCCAGTTGGAAAATTAACCCCATTTGGAAAATTGAcacagagaaaactgaagctgcCTGGAAAATCACTGAGAACAATAACTCTGGTTTGAAAACCAATGGGAATCCTAACTCTAGCTGGGAATCTGAACCTGCAAAATTCGACTCCGGTTGGAAAACCAACACAGGAATAAGTGATTCTGGCTCGAAAACAGATGCAGGGAAAACTGATGGGGGATGGAGAAGTGACGTCAGCGAGGAGCCGGTGCCCCACCGGACAATCACGTCCTTCCACGAGCTGGCTCAGAAGCGCAAGCGGGGCCCGGGGCTGCCCCTCGTGCAGCAGGCCAAGAAAGACCGCAGTGACTGGCTCATAGTTTTCTCTCCCGACACCGAGCTGCCACCGACCGGGTCGCTGGGCGGCTCTCCGGCGCCCGCCCGGGAAGTCACCACCTTCAAGGACCTCCGGGCCCGAATccgggccccgcccccgccagTCCCTCCCCGAGAACCCCCCGCTGGCTGGGCCTTGGTTCCACCccggcctccacccccacccgtcCCTCCCCGGAGGAAGAAGAACCGTTCTGGGCTGCAGCCCATAGCGGAGGGGCAGCCCGAGGAGGGCAGGGCGGGTAGCCCCGCGGCTGGCGAGGAGGCCACGGCCACGAAGGAGCCGGAAGAGCCCGGCACGCAGGCCAGTCTTGAGG CCAGTCCCCCACTCCTGCTCCCTCGGCCCCTGGTTTTCCGGTTCTCGGCCGACGGGCGCCCCCTGTTGGAGGGAGGGGGCGCGGGTGCAGCTGGGTCTCTGCTCCTAGCGAGGCCTCTGGCCGGCTGGCCCGGCGCCGGGCTGCGGCTGCTGGGGGCGCCGAGTCCCCCAGAGGAGCAGCTGCTGCCTGTTCGCTTGTCCCCGGTTGGAGCCTATTCGCCTCCGGCTCGGggggccctgccctgcctggccaGCCCTGAGCTGGCACTGCTGCTGTCCCCGCTGTTTCCCAGAAGTAGCACCTTCCCTGCCGCGGCTCCCCCACCCCGCCAGGTACCCGCCCCCCTGCTGCCACCGCCACCTCTTCCGCCGAAGGCCCCTCGCTGGACCAGGAGCCCACCGCCTCCGCCCAGGCTAC TCCGTAGTTCCTGGTCGTTCGCCGGTGTCCCCGGGGCCCAGCGGCTGTGGATGGCAGAAGCCCAGAGTGGGACTGGCCAGCTGCAGGAGCAGAAAAAAG GTCTCCTGATAGCCGTCAGCGCCTCAGTGGATAAAATCATCTCGCACTTTGGGGCCGCGCGGAACTTGGTTCAGAAG AACCAGCTGGGTGATAGCCGACTGAGCCCAGATGTGGGGCACCTGGTGCTGACCACCCTCTGCCCAGCTCTCCACGCCCTGGTGGCCGACGGGCTGAAGCCTTTCCGGAAGGACCTCATCACTGGGCAGCGCAGGAGCAGCCCCTGGAGCGTGGTGGAGGCATCCGTGAAGCCAGGTGAAGGCCGAGAGTGTGGGACCGCCGCGCTGCGACCCggcagggctggggcctggcTGACGGCACCCATGTCCTCAGGCTCCAGCACTCGATCCCTTGGCACCCTGTACAGCCAGGTCAGCCGCCTGGCTCCCCTGAGCAGCAGCCGCAGCCGCTTCCACGCCTTCATCCTGGGCCTCCTCAA CACTAAGCAGTTGGAGCAGTGGTTTTCCAGTCTGCAGGAAGATGCAG GCCTGCTGTCCCTCCTGTACTTGCCCACTGGATTCTTCTCCCTGGCCCGGGGAGGCTGTCCCTCCCTGTCCACGGAGCTGCTGCTCCTGCTACAGCCGTTGTCGGTGCTCACCTTCCACCTGGACCTGCTCTTTGAGGCCCACCACCTGCCCCTGGGCCCGCCGCAGGCTCCTGCCCCCGCAGGCTCGCCCCCAGCCCTGCAGCAGACTGTGCAAGCTGTGCTGCACTGGGGGGGCCGGCTAGCCCAGAGCCTTCGGGGGGCTTCTGGGGAGACTGCTCCTGGTGCATCAGCCCCCTCAAGCCTTCCCGCGCCAGGCAGCTGGTGGGAGCAGCTGACCCAGGCCTCCCGGGTCTATGCCTCCGGGGGCACCGAGGGCTTCCGATCCAGGCATCAGGGCATGGCAGCCGAGGGCGCACAGGAGAGATCCCTGCCCACAGAAGCCGCGCCAGGCAGAGGCTTGTGGCTGGGGAGGCTGTTTGGAGTGCCTGGGGGCCTCACAGAAACTGAGAGTGGAGCCCCCAAGTCCAG GAGGCCATCCAGCTGGCTGCCCCCGACCATGAGTGTGTTGGCGCTAGTGAAGCGGGGGACAGCTCCCGAGACTCCCTCGCCTCCTGAGGAGCTTGAGGCCTCAGCACCCAGCCCAGCACAGACCCACAG AGCTGCGTCAGCATTCACTGAGCTGAATCAAGAGATATTCTGCACAGTGGGAAGGGGAAGCCCGGGGACAGCCAGGCGCCCCCACCTCACTTCATCGCAGCATCTCCCTCTGGTCCCCCACAGGGCAGTCCGGGCTCTCTGTGACCACGCTGCTGCGGCCCCTGACCAGCTGAGCTTCCGGCATGGGGAAGTGCTGCGTGTCATCGCTACCGTGGATGAGGACTGGCTGCGCTGTGGGCGGGGTGGCGTGGAGGGGCTCGTGCCTGTGGGGTATACCTCTCTTGTTCTCTAG
- the RUSC1 gene encoding AP-4 complex accessory subunit RUSC1 isoform X6 produces the protein MLSPQRALLCNLNHIHLQHVSLGLHLSRRPELREGPLSTSPPPGDTGGKDSRRPCSGTLVDANSNSPAVPCRCCQEHGSGLENRQDPAQEEEGAASPSDPGCSSSLSSCSDLSPDESPISVYSRDLPGNEDVHPQPSIIPLEQGSPLASAGPGTCSPDSFCCSPDSCSGDSSTPGPGLDSNCNALTTCQDLPSPGLEEEEEGGEQSLPTSELPEADEEKTDAGKNEPSWKINPIWKIDTEKTEAAWKITENNNSGLKTNGNPNSSWESEPAKFDSGWKTNTGISDSGSKTDAGKTDGGWRSDVSEEPVPHRTITSFHELAQKRKRGPGLPLVQQAKKDRSDWLIVFSPDTELPPTGSLGGSPAPAREVTTFKDLRARIRAPPPPVPPREPPAGWALVPPRPPPPPVPPRRKKNRSGLQPIAEGQPEEGRAGSPAAGEEATATKEPEEPGTQASLEVRSSWSFAGVPGAQRLWMAEAQSGTGQLQEQKKGLLIAVSASVDKIISHFGAARNLVQKNQLGDSRLSPDVGHLVLTTLCPALHALVADGLKPFRKDLITGQRRSSPWSVVEASVKPGSSTRSLGTLYSQVSRLAPLSSSRSRFHAFILGLLNTKQLEQWFSSLQEDAGLLSLLYLPTGFFSLARGGCPSLSTELLLLLQPLSVLTFHLDLLFEAHHLPLGPPQAPAPAGSPPALQQTVQAVLHWGGRLAQSLRGASGETAPGASAPSSLPAPGSWWEQLTQASRVYASGGTEGFRSRHQGMAAEGAQERSLPTEAAPGRGLWLGRLFGVPGGLTETESGAPKSRRPSSWLPPTMSVLALVKRGTAPETPSPPEELEASAPSPAQTHRAASAFTELNQEIFCTVGRGSPGTARRPHLTSSQHLPLVPHRAVRALCDHAAAAPDQLSFRHGEVLRVIATVDEDWLRCGRGGVEGLVPVGYTSLVL, from the exons ATGCTGTCCCCTCAGAGGGCTTTACTCTGCAACCTCAACCACATCCACCTCCAGCATGTTTCTCTGGGCCTGCATTTGTCCCGCCGTCCTGAGCTACGAGAGGGGCCTTTGAGCACGTCTCCTCCCCCAGGGGACACCGGGGGCAAAGACAGCAGGCGTCCCTGCAGCGGGACCTTAGTGGACGCCAATTCCAACAGCCCCGCCGTGCCCTGCCGATGCTGCCAGGAGCACGGGTCAGGCCTAGAAAACCGACAGGACCCAGCACAGGAGGAAGAGGGGGCTGCCTCTCCCTCGGATCCAGGCTGCTCCTCCTCCCTCAGCTCCTGCTCAGACCTTAGCCCCGATGAGTCCCCCATCTCAGTCTACTCTCGGGACCTCCCTGGCAACGAGGATGTCCACCCTCAGCCCAGCATCATCCCCCTGGAGCAGGGCTCCCCACTCGCTTCCGCAGGCCCTGGCACCTGCTCCCCGGACAGCTTCTGTTGCTCTCCCGATTCCTGTTCTGGAGATTCCTCCACACCCGGCCCGGGCCTGGACTCCAACTGCAACGCCCTGACCACCTGCCAGGACCTCCCTTCCCCAGGgctagaggaagaggaggagggtggggagcagagCCTCCCTACCTCCGAGCTCCCAGAGGCGGATGAGGAGAAAACCGACGCTGGGAAAAACGAACCCAGTTGGAAAATTAACCCCATTTGGAAAATTGAcacagagaaaactgaagctgcCTGGAAAATCACTGAGAACAATAACTCTGGTTTGAAAACCAATGGGAATCCTAACTCTAGCTGGGAATCTGAACCTGCAAAATTCGACTCCGGTTGGAAAACCAACACAGGAATAAGTGATTCTGGCTCGAAAACAGATGCAGGGAAAACTGATGGGGGATGGAGAAGTGACGTCAGCGAGGAGCCGGTGCCCCACCGGACAATCACGTCCTTCCACGAGCTGGCTCAGAAGCGCAAGCGGGGCCCGGGGCTGCCCCTCGTGCAGCAGGCCAAGAAAGACCGCAGTGACTGGCTCATAGTTTTCTCTCCCGACACCGAGCTGCCACCGACCGGGTCGCTGGGCGGCTCTCCGGCGCCCGCCCGGGAAGTCACCACCTTCAAGGACCTCCGGGCCCGAATccgggccccgcccccgccagTCCCTCCCCGAGAACCCCCCGCTGGCTGGGCCTTGGTTCCACCccggcctccacccccacccgtcCCTCCCCGGAGGAAGAAGAACCGTTCTGGGCTGCAGCCCATAGCGGAGGGGCAGCCCGAGGAGGGCAGGGCGGGTAGCCCCGCGGCTGGCGAGGAGGCCACGGCCACGAAGGAGCCGGAAGAGCCCGGCACGCAGGCCAGTCTTGAGG TCCGTAGTTCCTGGTCGTTCGCCGGTGTCCCCGGGGCCCAGCGGCTGTGGATGGCAGAAGCCCAGAGTGGGACTGGCCAGCTGCAGGAGCAGAAAAAAG GTCTCCTGATAGCCGTCAGCGCCTCAGTGGATAAAATCATCTCGCACTTTGGGGCCGCGCGGAACTTGGTTCAGAAG AACCAGCTGGGTGATAGCCGACTGAGCCCAGATGTGGGGCACCTGGTGCTGACCACCCTCTGCCCAGCTCTCCACGCCCTGGTGGCCGACGGGCTGAAGCCTTTCCGGAAGGACCTCATCACTGGGCAGCGCAGGAGCAGCCCCTGGAGCGTGGTGGAGGCATCCGTGAAGCCAG GCTCCAGCACTCGATCCCTTGGCACCCTGTACAGCCAGGTCAGCCGCCTGGCTCCCCTGAGCAGCAGCCGCAGCCGCTTCCACGCCTTCATCCTGGGCCTCCTCAA CACTAAGCAGTTGGAGCAGTGGTTTTCCAGTCTGCAGGAAGATGCAG GCCTGCTGTCCCTCCTGTACTTGCCCACTGGATTCTTCTCCCTGGCCCGGGGAGGCTGTCCCTCCCTGTCCACGGAGCTGCTGCTCCTGCTACAGCCGTTGTCGGTGCTCACCTTCCACCTGGACCTGCTCTTTGAGGCCCACCACCTGCCCCTGGGCCCGCCGCAGGCTCCTGCCCCCGCAGGCTCGCCCCCAGCCCTGCAGCAGACTGTGCAAGCTGTGCTGCACTGGGGGGGCCGGCTAGCCCAGAGCCTTCGGGGGGCTTCTGGGGAGACTGCTCCTGGTGCATCAGCCCCCTCAAGCCTTCCCGCGCCAGGCAGCTGGTGGGAGCAGCTGACCCAGGCCTCCCGGGTCTATGCCTCCGGGGGCACCGAGGGCTTCCGATCCAGGCATCAGGGCATGGCAGCCGAGGGCGCACAGGAGAGATCCCTGCCCACAGAAGCCGCGCCAGGCAGAGGCTTGTGGCTGGGGAGGCTGTTTGGAGTGCCTGGGGGCCTCACAGAAACTGAGAGTGGAGCCCCCAAGTCCAG GAGGCCATCCAGCTGGCTGCCCCCGACCATGAGTGTGTTGGCGCTAGTGAAGCGGGGGACAGCTCCCGAGACTCCCTCGCCTCCTGAGGAGCTTGAGGCCTCAGCACCCAGCCCAGCACAGACCCACAG AGCTGCGTCAGCATTCACTGAGCTGAATCAAGAGATATTCTGCACAGTGGGAAGGGGAAGCCCGGGGACAGCCAGGCGCCCCCACCTCACTTCATCGCAGCATCTCCCTCTGGTCCCCCACAGGGCAGTCCGGGCTCTCTGTGACCACGCTGCTGCGGCCCCTGACCAGCTGAGCTTCCGGCATGGGGAAGTGCTGCGTGTCATCGCTACCGTGGATGAGGACTGGCTGCGCTGTGGGCGGGGTGGCGTGGAGGGGCTCGTGCCTGTGGGGTATACCTCTCTTGTTCTCTAG